Proteins encoded by one window of Streptomyces sp. NBC_01571:
- a CDS encoding FUSC family protein — translation MRPGPVGSAVVRRSVQVTCSASVGFYAFLYGLHQPVAALYALFTPIALGLLSIIPGTGRRQAWITLRTLPFGLALVALGTVLAQSTAAAVAGMLVVGFLLTFSVVAGPRAAGPAPGLQLLYILACFPPYAPQTLGGRLTGVAVGVVLLALCHAYLLRGPPAMSFRDRLADALEAGAVAAADSDRVPVARLRELSEGMRLSRVAPGERPTGPGRGDRALGQAGAAARRILDQLASQFELSAFEGVPLGTDRTSAALRARVAAVCADTAAALRTGRPPPSADLLRQEIQRFQADRIRRAADPGEQGVDSRVLRRQAAVLTLAESAWIAVTAVGVAAARRRGAPLSPRELFWYVDLSTAQLWARRIAGNATHRSVWFQNAVRVACGLAVARLVAGTFDLAHGFWVLLTVLTLARTTVGATWRAVREAVAGNLVGAVVAGALLIALGRHLDAYAVLLVPGMLVAFALGPRLGVAWAQGLFTLVVAFAFAQITPTSWRLSEARLVDVVTGSVIGLLCGLLAWPAGARKEVRRTMASLLRSCGALVPATVEALLDAPGADPCEPPTRPTLHHLRLAEAAYAQFRSEPPAAWEAVQVDWHGVLVVAYHTVLGAQRLPCFEVPLADVPPDACAWARRTAAELTTDVDRIALHFTTEKRPAPGRRPCAPPLPRHHPGLPTLVDLEVWLTAMDHQLRRIEASVAVKP, via the coding sequence ATGAGGCCCGGGCCCGTCGGCTCCGCGGTCGTACGGCGGTCCGTACAGGTCACCTGCTCGGCGAGCGTCGGCTTCTACGCGTTCCTCTACGGTCTCCATCAGCCCGTGGCGGCGTTGTACGCGCTCTTCACCCCCATCGCGCTCGGCCTGCTGTCCATCATTCCCGGGACCGGCCGGCGGCAGGCGTGGATCACTCTGCGGACCCTGCCGTTCGGGCTGGCCCTCGTCGCTCTGGGCACGGTCCTGGCGCAGTCCACGGCAGCCGCCGTGGCGGGCATGCTGGTCGTCGGATTCCTGTTGACCTTCAGCGTGGTGGCCGGACCCCGCGCGGCGGGACCCGCGCCCGGTCTGCAACTCCTCTACATCCTGGCCTGTTTCCCGCCCTACGCCCCCCAGACGCTGGGCGGCCGTCTGACGGGCGTGGCCGTGGGCGTCGTCCTCCTCGCGCTGTGCCACGCGTACCTTCTGCGCGGTCCGCCCGCCATGAGCTTCCGCGACCGGCTCGCCGACGCGCTGGAGGCGGGCGCGGTCGCGGCGGCCGACTCGGACCGCGTCCCCGTCGCGAGGCTGCGTGAACTCAGCGAGGGGATGCGGCTGTCGCGGGTCGCGCCCGGTGAGCGCCCCACCGGCCCCGGCCGCGGGGACCGGGCGCTGGGCCAGGCGGGCGCCGCGGCCCGCCGGATCCTGGACCAACTGGCCTCGCAGTTCGAGCTGTCCGCGTTCGAGGGCGTACCGCTGGGCACGGACCGGACGTCCGCGGCGCTGCGCGCCCGTGTCGCGGCCGTGTGCGCGGACACGGCCGCGGCCCTGCGCACCGGTCGGCCACCGCCGTCGGCCGACCTGCTGAGGCAGGAGATCCAGCGCTTCCAGGCGGACCGGATCCGTCGCGCGGCCGATCCCGGGGAACAGGGCGTGGACAGTCGTGTGCTGCGACGGCAGGCAGCGGTGCTGACGCTGGCGGAGTCGGCGTGGATCGCGGTGACCGCCGTGGGGGTCGCCGCCGCCCGGCGCCGCGGCGCACCGCTCTCACCCCGTGAACTCTTCTGGTACGTGGACCTGTCCACGGCGCAGCTGTGGGCGCGCCGGATCGCGGGGAACGCGACGCATCGCTCGGTGTGGTTCCAGAACGCGGTACGGGTCGCCTGCGGGCTCGCCGTCGCCCGGCTCGTCGCGGGCACCTTCGACCTCGCGCACGGGTTCTGGGTCCTGCTGACGGTCCTCACCCTCGCCCGCACCACGGTCGGCGCCACCTGGCGCGCGGTGCGCGAGGCGGTGGCCGGCAATCTGGTGGGAGCCGTGGTGGCCGGTGCCCTGCTCATCGCGCTCGGCCGGCACCTGGACGCCTACGCCGTCCTCCTCGTACCGGGCATGCTCGTCGCCTTCGCCCTGGGCCCGCGGCTCGGAGTCGCCTGGGCACAGGGGCTGTTCACCCTGGTGGTCGCCTTCGCCTTCGCGCAGATCACCCCGACCAGCTGGCGGCTGTCGGAGGCACGCCTCGTCGATGTCGTCACCGGCAGCGTCATCGGCCTGCTGTGCGGGCTGCTGGCCTGGCCGGCGGGTGCGCGGAAGGAGGTCCGCCGGACCATGGCGAGCCTGCTGCGTTCCTGCGGGGCGCTGGTGCCCGCCACGGTCGAGGCGCTGCTGGACGCGCCGGGGGCCGACCCCTGCGAGCCCCCGACCCGGCCCACCCTGCATCACCTGCGGCTGGCGGAGGCCGCCTACGCGCAGTTCCGCAGTGAGCCGCCCGCTGCCTGGGAGGCGGTCCAGGTCGACTGGCACGGGGTGCTCGTGGTGGCGTACCACACCGTGCTGGGGGCCCAGCGGCTTCCCTGCTTCGAGGTACCGCTGGCCGACGTGCCGCCGGACGCGTGCGCCTGGGCGCGCAGGACGGCGGCCGAGCTGACGACGGACGTGGACCGCATCGCCCT